A genomic window from Mesosutterella faecium includes:
- a CDS encoding FAD-dependent oxidoreductase, translating into MTREISRRSLFKASVVGAAAAGAATVSNAASAAEKGRTETYDVVVIGCGCAGMAAAIEAKNAGAKVCILDKMPRPSGNTIFSGGIINAAGTYVQKQEGVNDSLDAFYADMMKVSQGRGDPALTKMYVEKSADAVQWLTSECGIKFRRLEKESWPMLQRGHVVDGPLKPHGAQLAKQMLDRVKALGIPVFFNTKVIEITRSEVLHATGVKAVDEDEELVTFKARGGVIVCTGGFHNNKELICRYMCVPSSQNQPLFDAKSFVSWLVFSGCHGNLQSLFHQRVA; encoded by the coding sequence ATGACAAGAGAAATTTCACGCCGCAGCCTGTTCAAGGCGAGCGTGGTCGGTGCCGCCGCTGCCGGCGCCGCGACCGTTTCCAACGCCGCATCCGCTGCCGAAAAGGGCAGAACCGAAACCTACGACGTGGTTGTGATCGGATGCGGGTGCGCCGGCATGGCAGCCGCGATCGAGGCAAAGAACGCGGGCGCCAAGGTCTGCATTCTGGACAAAATGCCTCGCCCCTCGGGCAATACGATCTTCTCGGGCGGCATCATCAACGCCGCCGGCACCTATGTTCAAAAGCAGGAAGGGGTCAATGACTCTCTTGACGCCTTCTACGCCGACATGATGAAAGTCTCGCAGGGCCGGGGCGATCCCGCTCTGACAAAGATGTACGTTGAAAAATCCGCAGATGCGGTGCAGTGGCTGACCAGCGAGTGCGGGATCAAGTTCCGCAGGCTTGAAAAGGAATCCTGGCCCATGCTGCAGAGAGGCCATGTGGTCGACGGCCCCCTGAAGCCCCACGGCGCGCAGCTGGCAAAACAGATGCTCGACCGCGTCAAGGCGCTCGGAATCCCTGTCTTCTTCAACACCAAGGTGATTGAAATCACCCGCAGCGAGGTGCTTCACGCCACCGGGGTGAAGGCGGTCGACGAGGATGAAGAGCTCGTGACCTTCAAGGCCAGAGGCGGCGTCATCGTGTGCACCGGCGGCTTCCATAACAACAAGGAGCTCATCTGCCGCTATATGTGTGTTCCGTCAAGTCAAAACCAACCACTTTTTGACGCAAAGTCCTTCGTAAGCTGGTTGGTTTTTTCAGGATGTCATGGGAACCTCCAGTCCTTATTTCATCAGCGAGTGGCTTAA
- a CDS encoding phosphoethanolamine transferase, which produces MKKLPFLLSRQRLSAAALCLAAGFLLPFSALPAARSAQLASFLIPFGLLFALSPRRPGRIRAAAALFLASCLLSSADAALRGFLMTSYESDYFSGFVIQALANTTPAEAREYLATALPQILFWAGAGLVVFLLQAALILLALKRSLPLPSPLLKKPDEFRPGLPAGAALCLAAAAVAGLTLFNHSWRSHMVPASWIKAAACAKSYRDFWRQSDERNAEIVRVSQGLITQVGDSPKTIVLVIGESLTRDNMSLFGYPRDTTPELRGMVRSGEITAVADSWSTAAQTIAAFDSMFHFPARQAQLQGRGNLFAFIRAAGFRVIWISNQDDLAIKELYQDYADKAVLLNRVSGRSTRSMDEKLLQPLSAAMQDPAPRKLIVVHMLGAHPHFALRYPERLKDAWSGPDSVSRAMEKLGRGPIVRSQLNDYDRAMLYQDEVLARIFRVVRDGAGHRSTLCLFLSDHGVETGRYDNRVGHSPASPSSYRIPVLLWARGPLEQAVRKAAARPFRADWTDSLLLDAAEIRWKGERPHESLLSPDYRWEEPESRRRFSAALSRD; this is translated from the coding sequence ATGAAAAAGCTCCCCTTCCTTCTTTCCCGACAGCGCCTGAGCGCAGCCGCCCTGTGCCTTGCGGCCGGCTTTCTCCTGCCTTTTTCGGCTCTGCCCGCGGCGCGCTCGGCGCAGCTCGCCTCGTTTCTGATTCCATTCGGGCTTTTGTTCGCCCTGTCGCCGCGCAGGCCGGGACGGATCAGGGCCGCCGCGGCCTTATTTCTTGCGTCCTGCCTGCTGAGCAGCGCCGATGCGGCCCTGCGGGGCTTTCTGATGACCTCCTACGAGTCGGACTACTTCTCGGGGTTCGTCATCCAGGCGCTTGCGAACACCACCCCGGCGGAAGCCCGCGAATACCTCGCCACGGCCCTGCCCCAGATCCTTTTCTGGGCAGGCGCGGGACTTGTGGTTTTCCTGCTTCAGGCCGCCCTGATCCTTCTGGCCCTGAAGCGCAGCCTTCCCCTGCCCTCTCCGCTTCTGAAAAAGCCGGACGAGTTCCGGCCCGGCCTCCCGGCGGGCGCCGCCCTGTGCCTCGCGGCCGCTGCCGTGGCGGGACTCACCCTCTTCAACCACTCATGGCGCTCGCACATGGTGCCGGCCTCCTGGATCAAGGCCGCGGCCTGCGCGAAAAGCTACCGGGACTTCTGGCGACAGAGCGATGAGCGGAACGCCGAGATTGTCCGCGTCTCGCAGGGCCTGATCACTCAGGTGGGCGATTCGCCCAAAACCATCGTTCTCGTCATAGGCGAGAGCCTCACCCGGGACAACATGAGCCTTTTCGGCTACCCGCGCGACACGACCCCGGAGCTGCGCGGCATGGTGCGCAGCGGAGAAATCACCGCCGTTGCCGACAGCTGGTCGACGGCGGCCCAGACCATCGCCGCCTTCGATTCGATGTTTCACTTCCCTGCCCGCCAGGCGCAGCTGCAGGGCCGCGGCAATCTTTTCGCCTTCATCCGCGCCGCCGGCTTCCGTGTCATCTGGATCTCGAACCAGGACGACCTCGCGATCAAGGAGCTCTACCAGGACTACGCTGACAAGGCCGTCCTCCTCAACCGCGTCTCCGGCCGCTCCACCCGGTCCATGGACGAGAAGCTCCTGCAGCCGCTTTCGGCCGCCATGCAGGATCCGGCGCCACGGAAGCTCATCGTCGTGCACATGCTCGGAGCCCACCCGCACTTCGCCCTGCGCTATCCGGAGCGTCTGAAGGACGCCTGGAGCGGGCCCGACAGCGTCTCAAGAGCCATGGAAAAGCTCGGCCGCGGGCCGATCGTGCGCAGCCAGCTCAACGACTACGACCGCGCGATGCTCTATCAGGACGAAGTCCTCGCGCGAATCTTCAGGGTCGTCCGCGACGGGGCCGGACACCGAAGCACGCTCTGCCTGTTTCTTTCGGACCACGGCGTGGAGACCGGCCGCTACGACAACCGCGTCGGGCACTCCCCGGCTTCTCCCTCAAGCTACCGCATTCCTGTCCTTCTCTGGGCGCGGGGGCCGCTTGAGCAGGCGGTCCGGAAGGCGGCCGCCCGCCCCTTCAGGGCTGACTGGACCGACAGCCTGCTGCTCGATGCGGCGGAAATCCGCTGGAAGGGCGAACGGCCCCATGAGTCCCTCCTCAGCCCGGACTACCGGTGGGAAGAGCCTGAATCCAGGCGACGCTTTTCAGCCGCCTTGAGCCGCGACTGA
- the istB gene encoding IS21-like element helper ATPase IstB — MSKAAETDARIRELALNLRLGGTSVVKTYKEISLTDRAEFVLQLLQKLWDARVRDRVERNQVKAGLLRTKTLENFDCSCLELPRNLDLAWLTQCRFIEAKQNLILLGHPGTGKTHFATALGLQACRLGYKALFKRMAVLVEELSSAHETGQLPRLKRRFEKCDLLVIDEWGYLPTNVTGTRLLFELIADCYERRSLILTTNMPIPEWNKIFCDERLLMAMIDRLAHHGYLIKHMGESYRLSHSLMK; from the coding sequence ATGTCTAAGGCCGCTGAAACAGATGCCCGCATCCGAGAACTTGCTTTAAATCTTAGGCTTGGCGGCACCAGCGTTGTGAAAACCTACAAAGAGATCAGCCTGACCGATCGAGCCGAATTCGTCCTGCAGCTTTTGCAAAAGCTTTGGGACGCGCGCGTCCGAGATCGTGTCGAGCGTAATCAAGTCAAAGCCGGTCTCCTGCGCACCAAAACACTGGAGAATTTCGACTGCAGCTGTCTGGAACTGCCTCGGAATCTTGACCTGGCCTGGTTGACGCAGTGTCGTTTTATTGAGGCTAAGCAGAACCTCATCCTGTTGGGGCACCCGGGCACTGGCAAGACCCACTTTGCCACAGCGCTTGGCCTGCAGGCCTGCAGGCTGGGCTACAAAGCGCTCTTTAAGCGAATGGCAGTGCTGGTCGAGGAGCTGTCGTCGGCACACGAGACGGGACAGCTGCCCAGGCTGAAGCGGCGTTTTGAAAAATGCGACCTGCTGGTCATTGACGAATGGGGCTACCTGCCCACCAACGTAACGGGCACGCGCCTGCTTTTCGAACTGATTGCCGACTGCTACGAACGGCGCAGCCTGATATTAACGACAAATATGCCGATTCCTGAATGGAACAAGATCTTTTGCGACGAGCGCCTGCTGATGGCGATGATTGACCGGCTGGCTCATCATGGCTATCTCATTAAACACATGGGTGAAAGCTATCGCTTAAGCCACTCGCTGATGAAATAA
- a CDS encoding type II toxin-antitoxin system HicB family antitoxin yields MPRYLAAFLPTDKGYRVTFPDIPGLASFGATIQEAYDNAAVALRRCLQKLRSPLPPAMKKKEILSALERAGVARQGVLVRPVDSFDAEIVEASNLFRASEKSLLSGLPASGGD; encoded by the coding sequence ATGCCCAGATATCTTGCAGCTTTCCTGCCGACCGACAAGGGGTACCGCGTCACTTTTCCCGACATTCCAGGGCTTGCGAGCTTCGGCGCCACGATTCAGGAGGCCTACGACAATGCGGCCGTCGCGCTGCGCAGATGCCTGCAGAAGCTCCGCAGCCCGCTGCCGCCGGCCATGAAGAAAAAAGAGATTCTGAGCGCCCTCGAGCGCGCGGGAGTCGCACGCCAGGGGGTTCTGGTCCGTCCCGTCGACTCGTTCGACGCGGAGATCGTCGAGGCCTCAAACTTATTCAGGGCAAGCGAGAAAAGCCTTCTGTCCGGGCTGCCCGCCTCCGGCGGCGATTAA